A stretch of the Trueperaceae bacterium genome encodes the following:
- the rpoC gene encoding DNA-directed RNA polymerase subunit beta' codes for MNDREFSRVQISIASPERIRNWSYGEITKPETINYRTLKPERDGLFDERVFGPERDWECACGKYRGQRFASKHCERCGVEVTKSTVRRYRMGHIELATPCTHIWYVKDIPSKVGSLLNLSTNQLEQVLYFAKYIVTEPEGAFKEGKPLRRGDLLTDDEYRRLRNGHIETYSVQQGEDAVVADGETVAAGQHLANGVKSKLDGVAQYRFVRKISFDYSESREIRFEVPKSSWIEEESYKGGQPFAELEKDLSLKSSCEGVVELLPIGSDGGVLNLRDPDEDELLESFLIPTGLELSVGDGEFVEKGIELARGDKDSTITMPSEVSAQVLSNKTKSKITTVNMRVEWDRTEVHEINPTMHVLVGDGSRVAEGQKVVGAIDAAQEIVAAADGVVRQFEPASIMVSRAQVYSYKDEPIVVNGDRVKPGDELADEGGVKTGISGRVEIDLIRKQVRVIESYDFEAKMGADAVKELLETLDLKELEAELVEEMSSPSRHKRAKARKRLEIVRHFLRSDNNPSWMVLDAVPIMPPNLRPMVQVEGGRFATSDLNDLYRRLINRNNRLKKLISQGAPEMIIRNEKRMLQEAVDALIDNGRRGSAVVHPGSDRPLRSLTDLLGGKQGRFRQNLLGKRVDYSGRSVIVVGPQLQLHQCGVPKRMALELFKPFLFKKLEERGIVSNIKSARKLLERYRDTRDEIWDTLEEVIQDRVVLLNRAPTLHRLGIQAFEPVLVEGQAIQLHPLVCEAFNADFDGDQMAIHVPLSVYAQSEARLLMLSSHNLLSPAHGSPNVSASRDIILGLFVLTQVHNGRKGVGKKYKKITTAFKDFDDGKLDLNSSITVEGNETSIGRLKYRFSSVDEALLAADRHEIDMQDVVSVRINGEMIHTSPGRMYFARLVRETVAEDGEELPASMIRYDVAYERTALRDLVTDSFEMLGIDRTAKLLDGLKESGFALSTTSGITIGIDDVSIPEAKRALLEEAQDKLDRINVAFDRGFVTPQERFQQVVRLWNDTTESVKEAVFDNFEENLPFNPLFVMAQSGARGNPQQIKQLAGMRGLMAKPSGETIELPIRANFREGLDVLEYFISTHGARKGGADTALRTADSGYLTRKLVDVAHELVVREQDCNTAESISIDLYTTDSRLRTLSQIEMSLYGRYLASDFQIGDVSLSANKLLSKVDVNMIHQRLVEHPDVTTIDIRSPLTCQTRAGVCRTCYGMDMSTMRDVGLGEAVGVIAAESIGEPGTQLTMRTFHTGGIATGSDITQGLPRVIELVEARKPKVRAVISDLDGVVTTEEDDDRIRLTVTSEDGDFDKSYRIDRNVRLLVRDGDSVEAGDQLTRGAVNPHDLLESRGPDAVERYLVEEIQRVYRGQGVSVHDKHIEVIVRQMLKYVEILSPGDSGFLEGQTVEKFDVEESNNTLLENGDEPASWKPILLGITKASLSTKSWLSAASFQHTTHVLTEAAVSAKTDILVGLKENVILGRLIPAGTGLESIRETRVADEKMLERQRQAESNARVSAQKPPSEEQQVEASNSSS; via the coding sequence ATGAATGACAGAGAATTCTCCCGAGTGCAGATTTCGATTGCGTCACCTGAGCGTATTCGTAATTGGAGCTATGGGGAGATTACTAAGCCCGAAACTATTAACTACCGAACACTTAAACCAGAACGAGACGGTTTGTTCGATGAGCGAGTTTTCGGCCCTGAAAGGGATTGGGAATGTGCTTGTGGAAAGTATCGGGGGCAGCGTTTCGCGAGTAAGCATTGTGAGCGTTGTGGGGTAGAAGTCACTAAATCTACGGTTCGACGTTACCGAATGGGGCACATTGAGCTAGCGACTCCTTGCACACACATCTGGTATGTCAAAGATATTCCTAGCAAGGTAGGTTCTTTGTTGAATCTTTCAACGAACCAACTAGAACAGGTTTTGTATTTCGCTAAGTACATAGTTACTGAGCCAGAGGGAGCCTTCAAAGAAGGTAAACCTTTGCGTCGCGGTGACCTTCTTACCGATGATGAGTACCGTAGGCTTAGGAATGGTCACATAGAAACTTATAGCGTGCAGCAGGGTGAAGACGCTGTTGTTGCGGATGGTGAGACAGTAGCAGCTGGACAACATCTTGCAAATGGTGTGAAATCAAAGCTGGATGGAGTGGCGCAATATCGATTCGTGCGTAAGATCTCTTTCGATTATTCTGAATCTAGAGAGATTCGATTTGAGGTACCGAAATCCTCCTGGATTGAAGAGGAGAGCTACAAAGGGGGCCAGCCCTTTGCTGAACTCGAGAAAGACCTAAGTTTAAAATCTTCCTGCGAAGGTGTTGTTGAATTACTGCCTATTGGCAGTGATGGAGGTGTACTTAATCTGCGGGATCCGGATGAGGATGAGTTGTTAGAAAGCTTTCTTATCCCTACTGGTTTAGAGCTAAGTGTTGGCGATGGTGAGTTTGTCGAAAAGGGAATAGAGTTAGCTCGAGGCGACAAGGATAGTACGATTACGATGCCAAGTGAGGTTTCCGCCCAAGTCCTGAGTAATAAGACTAAAAGCAAAATTACCACGGTTAATATGCGAGTCGAATGGGACCGTACTGAAGTACACGAAATTAATCCCACTATGCACGTGTTGGTTGGCGATGGTTCGCGTGTCGCTGAAGGACAAAAAGTTGTGGGTGCCATTGATGCCGCTCAGGAAATAGTCGCAGCTGCTGACGGCGTTGTTCGCCAATTTGAGCCGGCTAGCATAATGGTGTCGAGAGCTCAAGTGTATTCCTATAAGGATGAGCCAATCGTAGTTAACGGAGATCGTGTGAAGCCTGGTGATGAACTTGCAGATGAGGGTGGGGTCAAGACTGGTATATCAGGTCGAGTGGAGATTGATCTTATCCGTAAACAGGTTCGTGTTATTGAAAGCTACGACTTTGAAGCTAAGATGGGGGCCGATGCGGTTAAGGAGCTCCTGGAGACCCTAGACCTTAAGGAGCTTGAGGCGGAGCTTGTTGAGGAAATGTCTAGTCCCAGTCGCCATAAAAGGGCAAAAGCTCGTAAAAGGCTGGAAATCGTGCGCCATTTTCTACGGTCTGATAATAACCCTTCCTGGATGGTTCTCGATGCGGTTCCTATCATGCCACCAAATTTACGACCTATGGTTCAGGTGGAAGGTGGTCGTTTCGCTACCAGTGACCTTAATGATCTCTATCGTCGGCTGATAAATCGTAATAACCGTTTGAAAAAACTGATTTCGCAGGGTGCTCCTGAGATGATCATCAGAAACGAAAAACGGATGCTGCAAGAGGCTGTCGATGCCTTAATTGATAATGGCCGTCGTGGTTCGGCAGTTGTTCACCCAGGTAGTGATAGGCCCTTAAGATCACTTACTGATCTTCTTGGGGGTAAGCAAGGGCGTTTCCGACAAAACTTATTGGGCAAAAGAGTGGACTACTCTGGACGAAGCGTCATAGTAGTTGGACCGCAATTGCAATTGCACCAGTGTGGTGTGCCGAAACGTATGGCCCTGGAATTGTTTAAACCCTTTCTTTTCAAGAAGCTTGAAGAACGAGGAATTGTAAGCAACATTAAGAGTGCGAGGAAGTTGCTGGAACGGTATAGAGACACTAGGGACGAAATTTGGGACACACTTGAAGAGGTTATTCAGGACCGTGTGGTTCTTTTAAACCGAGCTCCTACACTTCACCGCCTTGGGATCCAAGCTTTTGAGCCAGTTTTGGTGGAGGGTCAGGCTATTCAGCTGCACCCATTGGTTTGCGAAGCTTTTAATGCCGATTTTGATGGCGATCAAATGGCTATTCACGTCCCTCTATCTGTATACGCTCAGTCTGAAGCCCGTCTTCTAATGCTCAGTTCCCATAATTTGTTATCCCCTGCTCATGGAAGTCCCAATGTGTCTGCTAGCCGGGATATTATTCTTGGGCTTTTTGTACTTACTCAAGTGCACAACGGCCGTAAAGGTGTTGGCAAAAAATACAAGAAAATTACCACAGCCTTTAAAGACTTTGATGATGGTAAATTAGACCTCAATTCTTCCATAACAGTTGAGGGAAACGAGACTAGTATAGGCAGGCTTAAGTACCGATTCAGCTCAGTCGATGAGGCTCTTTTGGCTGCTGATCGCCATGAAATTGACATGCAGGATGTAGTTTCTGTGAGAATTAATGGCGAAATGATACATACAAGTCCAGGGCGTATGTATTTTGCAAGATTAGTTAGGGAAACGGTTGCTGAGGATGGGGAAGAATTACCTGCCTCGATGATAAGGTATGACGTAGCTTACGAACGGACCGCCTTACGGGATCTTGTAACTGATTCCTTCGAGATGCTAGGGATTGACCGGACTGCTAAACTACTTGATGGCTTAAAGGAATCTGGATTTGCGCTATCAACTACTAGCGGAATAACTATCGGTATCGACGATGTCTCTATACCAGAGGCTAAACGGGCACTACTAGAGGAAGCTCAGGATAAACTTGATCGGATCAATGTTGCTTTTGATCGTGGTTTTGTGACTCCGCAAGAACGGTTTCAGCAAGTAGTACGCCTTTGGAACGACACAACGGAGAGTGTTAAAGAGGCGGTGTTCGATAATTTTGAGGAGAACCTGCCTTTCAACCCTCTTTTTGTCATGGCCCAATCTGGTGCTCGAGGGAACCCTCAGCAGATCAAACAATTGGCTGGAATGCGTGGCTTAATGGCCAAGCCTTCCGGTGAGACTATTGAGTTGCCAATTAGAGCAAATTTCCGTGAAGGCCTTGATGTACTAGAGTATTTTATTTCTACGCATGGGGCTCGAAAGGGTGGCGCGGATACTGCTCTCAGGACAGCGGATTCTGGTTACTTGACTAGGAAGCTTGTCGACGTGGCACACGAGCTTGTGGTGCGCGAACAAGATTGCAATACTGCGGAATCCATCTCCATAGATTTGTATACGACAGATTCACGTCTTCGTACTTTGTCCCAGATTGAGATGAGTCTTTACGGTCGATATTTAGCGTCGGACTTTCAGATAGGCGATGTAAGTCTGTCGGCAAATAAACTTCTTAGCAAGGTTGATGTCAATATGATTCATCAACGACTTGTTGAGCACCCAGATGTGACCACAATAGATATACGTAGCCCTCTTACTTGTCAAACTCGGGCGGGAGTATGTCGCACTTGTTACGGTATGGATATGTCCACAATGCGTGATGTGGGTCTTGGGGAAGCGGTTGGCGTGATTGCTGCTGAATCTATTGGTGAACCAGGTACACAGTTAACAATGCGAACTTTCCATACTGGTGGTATTGCTACTGGTAGCGATATTACCCAAGGTTTACCCCGGGTTATTGAGTTGGTTGAGGCTCGTAAGCCTAAGGTTCGGGCGGTTATATCCGATTTGGATGGCGTGGTTACTACGGAGGAGGATGACGATCGTATAAGACTCACAGTAACTAGCGAAGATGGAGATTTTGACAAGTCTTATCGCATCGATCGCAATGTACGTCTTCTTGTACGTGACGGCGACTCTGTAGAGGCAGGGGATCAATTGACGCGGGGTGCTGTAAATCCCCACGATCTTCTAGAATCCAGGGGACCTGATGCTGTCGAGCGGTATCTGGTAGAGGAAATACAAAGAGTTTATCGGGGACAGGGCGTAAGTGTTCATGACAAGCATATTGAGGTCATCGTTCGGCAGATGCTCAAATACGTAGAAATTTTAAGTCCTGGGGATAGTGGATTCCTAGAGGGACAAACAGTCGAAAAATTTGACGTCGAAGAGTCTAATAATACGCTTCTAGAGAATGGGGATGAGCCAGCGAGTTGGAAGCCAATTCTGCTCGGAATTACGAAAGCAAGTCTATCTACGAAGTCTTGGCTTTCAGCTGCTAGCTTTCAACACACTACTCATGTGCTTACAGAGGCTGCTGTTTCCGCAAAGACGGATATTTTAGTCGGCCTAAAGGAAAATGTCATCTTGGGGCGCCTGATACCGGCAGGTACGGGACTTGAGTCAATTCGGGAGACTCGGGTGGCAGATGAAAAAATGCTAGAACGTCAGCGACAGGCCGAATCGAATGCTCGAGTTTCGGCGCAGAAGCCGCCAAGTGAAGAACAACAAGTCGAAGCAAGTAATTCATCGAGCTAA
- a CDS encoding resolvase: protein MLDEVILAIDPGLNIGIALVHLDGSIKHREIVTLEELRDYCLSRGEIVVVGNGTGSGKVLEILQQKGCNYTICDETNTSFEARNLYFQDFPPKGLVRFLPRGLWFPNVPIDDYAACVIARRYLTGSCNSEKLKR from the coding sequence ATGCTCGATGAAGTGATTCTGGCTATAGATCCTGGTTTGAATATTGGTATAGCTTTAGTGCACTTAGATGGGAGCATAAAGCACCGAGAAATAGTTACGCTTGAGGAGTTACGTGATTATTGCTTGAGCCGTGGGGAGATAGTTGTAGTAGGTAACGGCACGGGTAGCGGAAAAGTCCTAGAGATACTACAACAAAAGGGATGCAATTACACTATCTGCGATGAAACTAACACCTCATTCGAGGCTCGCAATCTTTACTTTCAAGATTTCCCTCCTAAAGGGTTGGTTAGATTTCTTCCGCGCGGGTTATGGTTTCCTAACGTACCTATAGATGATTATGCAGCCTGTGTAATAGCTAGGCGCTACCTAACCGGTTCCTGTAATTCAGAAAAGCTGAAGCGATGA
- a CDS encoding CarD family transcriptional regulator — protein sequence MKNIPRNFKNGDQVVLPPYGVGIVSGTTTKTIAGADLQYYQVEFPNGTSKAYVPVKSPQEAGLRPALTGEEVQNVLERLQNGRINLPKQWAARHRKVTDILTSGDPYQIATLASELRRWDLERGLPDLDRQAYRRALRLLAGEISAVMELTNVEARALLEASEDHDLN from the coding sequence TTGAAAAATATTCCCAGGAACTTCAAAAACGGTGACCAAGTTGTCCTTCCACCTTATGGCGTTGGCATCGTGTCGGGTACAACCACTAAAACCATTGCCGGTGCGGACCTCCAGTACTACCAGGTAGAATTCCCAAACGGCACCTCTAAAGCTTATGTTCCAGTCAAGTCGCCGCAAGAAGCTGGCTTAAGACCCGCTCTGACTGGCGAAGAGGTTCAAAATGTCCTCGAAAGACTCCAGAATGGACGGATTAACCTGCCGAAACAATGGGCAGCGCGGCATCGAAAAGTTACGGACATCCTCACCAGCGGAGATCCTTATCAGATTGCAACACTTGCAAGTGAGCTACGCCGTTGGGATCTTGAACGTGGCCTACCCGACTTAGATCGCCAGGCATATAGGAGAGCCCTAAGGCTACTTGCTGGAGAAATAAGCGCCGTTATGGAGTTAACCAACGTGGAAGCCAGAGCACTTCTCGAAGCTTCCGAAGACCACGACCTTAACTAA
- a CDS encoding EamA family transporter: protein MPVTTSKRAYIVLAIAISATSFAAIFVRLAEAPGLVVAAYRMALAGLVLLPLTIRSLKITPPTRRTLWLSILAGMFLGAHFATWITSLSFTTVASSTILVATTPLWITLAKWLFMSSPPSSLIVIGMVVATLGAAMIGFGDLGGGKSPLLGDALALAGAIFLAAYFLLGQASQRSGLGLQSYIGIAYGIAAVSLIPLPGIIGFPYFGYTFETVIWISLLALLPTLIGHTGLNFAMKHLDATLVATLILLEPVGATILAYLFFKEIPPLMTILGALVILLGITVTTQVSSARSPDGTCEETFVQN from the coding sequence ATGCCGGTAACCACCAGTAAGCGAGCATATATAGTTCTAGCCATTGCTATATCGGCAACAAGCTTCGCTGCGATCTTCGTACGCTTAGCCGAAGCCCCAGGATTAGTTGTGGCAGCCTATCGGATGGCGCTCGCTGGACTCGTACTTTTACCATTGACCATACGTAGCTTGAAAATTACTCCACCCACCCGAAGAACCCTCTGGTTGAGCATCTTGGCGGGAATGTTTCTCGGCGCTCATTTCGCTACCTGGATAACTTCTCTATCTTTCACTACCGTTGCGTCAAGTACAATACTGGTTGCCACTACACCCCTATGGATTACGCTAGCGAAATGGTTATTCATGTCATCCCCTCCCTCATCGCTAATAGTAATAGGCATGGTCGTTGCAACCTTAGGAGCAGCCATGATTGGTTTTGGCGATCTCGGTGGAGGAAAATCGCCACTCCTTGGTGACGCACTTGCTTTGGCTGGCGCTATATTCCTAGCCGCCTATTTCTTGCTCGGCCAAGCTTCTCAAAGGAGCGGTCTAGGGTTACAGTCCTATATTGGGATAGCTTACGGCATAGCTGCGGTCTCCCTAATTCCTCTACCAGGAATCATTGGTTTCCCATATTTTGGTTATACATTTGAAACCGTTATCTGGATTAGTTTGCTGGCATTGTTACCCACTCTTATTGGTCATACGGGACTTAATTTTGCCATGAAGCACCTCGACGCTACTTTGGTCGCAACCCTTATTCTCCTCGAACCTGTTGGCGCAACTATCTTGGCATATTTATTCTTTAAAGAAATACCCCCACTCATGACTATACTAGGTGCTTTAGTTATCTTACTGGGCATAACGGTCACCACACAGGTCTCCTCAGCAAGGTCACCTGATGGGACCTGTGAAGAAACTTTTGTCCAAAACTAA
- a CDS encoding pseudouridine-5-phosphate glycosidase, protein MAKKVKLAQDIRQPIVALESTVLTHGLPSPQNLELAHHIEEVIRSEGAVPATIGISKGEAIVGMDEFELKTLVSENPAKASLWNLATLLGPKKLTAGTTVATTLQLAHLSGIQVFATGGIGGVHKNVNDQSADLVALSRFPLITVCSGPKSFLNASATLERLESLGVPTVGYRSSYLAGFHVPETTLLLPSQLDTPNEIAEAFEQHLSLGGTGLLVSNPVSKGLSSEELKIYLSVADNEAIASGIRAQEITPFLLNRLAELSEGRTVKVNLQILEENAILAAQVAASLIRSTVNRPSRVKVKS, encoded by the coding sequence ATCGCCAAGAAGGTTAAATTGGCTCAGGATATACGGCAGCCGATAGTCGCTCTCGAGTCCACAGTCCTGACCCATGGACTACCCTCTCCTCAAAACCTTGAACTGGCACATCATATCGAGGAAGTCATACGTAGTGAAGGAGCTGTCCCCGCTACGATCGGCATATCCAAGGGAGAGGCAATAGTGGGAATGGACGAATTCGAGTTAAAAACCCTGGTCAGCGAAAATCCCGCAAAAGCAAGCCTTTGGAACCTCGCGACTCTCTTGGGTCCAAAAAAGTTAACCGCAGGTACCACGGTAGCTACTACCCTGCAGCTAGCTCACCTCAGCGGTATCCAGGTTTTTGCGACAGGTGGAATTGGTGGCGTGCACAAAAATGTGAATGACCAATCGGCCGACCTTGTTGCGCTTTCACGTTTCCCACTCATTACAGTTTGTTCTGGCCCAAAGAGCTTTCTAAATGCCTCGGCCACTCTCGAGCGCCTTGAAAGTCTAGGTGTGCCTACTGTCGGATACCGGTCATCCTATCTTGCCGGTTTTCATGTCCCAGAGACAACACTCCTGCTGCCGTCCCAACTAGACACCCCTAACGAGATAGCTGAAGCGTTTGAGCAACACCTCTCTCTTGGAGGGACCGGATTATTGGTGAGTAATCCAGTTTCAAAAGGCCTATCAAGTGAAGAGTTAAAGATTTACCTGTCAGTCGCCGACAATGAAGCTATCGCATCAGGAATTCGCGCACAAGAAATAACTCCGTTCCTACTTAATCGTCTCGCCGAGCTATCTGAAGGCCGCACCGTCAAAGTAAATTTACAAATACTAGAAGAAAACGCTATTTTAGCTGCCCAGGTCGCGGCTTCCCTAATTAGGTCAACTGTTAATAGGCCTTCAAGGGTGAAAGTTAAATCATGA
- a CDS encoding co-chaperone GroES: MNLKPLGDKVVVEVIEESQTTASGIVLPDTAQEKSQRGKVLAVGSGKVLESGERVALEVAEGDTVVFAKYGGTEVSLEGKELMVLSERDIHAIVQ; this comes from the coding sequence ATGAATCTAAAGCCCCTTGGTGACAAGGTCGTTGTTGAAGTGATCGAAGAATCACAGACGACGGCGAGCGGTATTGTACTGCCCGACACCGCACAGGAGAAGAGCCAGCGTGGGAAGGTCCTCGCTGTTGGTAGTGGCAAGGTTCTAGAGAGTGGTGAACGCGTTGCTCTAGAAGTTGCCGAAGGAGACACCGTGGTGTTCGCCAAATATGGTGGTACCGAGGTTAGTCTTGAGGGTAAGGAACTAATGGTTCTCTCTGAGCGTGACATTCACGCCATCGTCCAGTAA
- the groL gene encoding chaperonin GroEL, translating into MAKELIFKEEARRSLERGVNAVANAVKVTLGPKGRNVVLEKKFGSPTITKDGVTVAKDIELNNHLENVGAKLLIEIASKTNDITGDGTTTATVLGQSIVREGLRNVAAGANPLALKRGIDKAVEAAVTSIQGMSQAVEDSKAVAEVAAISANEHAVGELIADAMDKVGRDGVITVEESKGLDTELDVVDGMQFDKGYLSPYFITDSDAMEAILEDPYILIHEKKISALKDLLPLLEQVAQTGKPFLIIAEDLEGEALATLVVNRLRGTLNVAAVKAPGFGDRRKEMLKDIASVTGGEMISEELGHKLENVSLSQLGSAKRVRISKDETTVIEGQGDSGEIESRVKGIKAEIDTTDSDYAREKLQERLAKLAGGVAVIRVGAATETELKEKKHRFEDALSTARSAVEEGIVAGGGVTLIHVLDAVEKVSNDLEGDERTGALILMRALEEPARQIAANAGAEGSVVVNAIMNTNDGRYGYDAANDDYVDDMFAAGIVDPAKVTRTALQNAASIGGLMLTTEAVIADMPEKEAPPAGAGGPPDMGGMGGMGGMDF; encoded by the coding sequence ATGGCTAAAGAGCTGATTTTTAAGGAAGAAGCCCGTCGGAGTCTCGAGCGAGGCGTTAACGCTGTAGCAAACGCCGTAAAGGTTACTCTCGGCCCGAAGGGCCGTAATGTAGTGCTCGAGAAAAAGTTCGGTAGTCCCACCATAACCAAAGATGGGGTTACCGTTGCTAAAGATATTGAACTTAATAATCATTTGGAGAACGTAGGCGCAAAACTCCTAATCGAGATTGCCAGCAAGACCAACGATATCACTGGTGATGGCACTACAACCGCCACCGTGTTAGGTCAATCTATTGTTCGAGAAGGCCTCCGGAATGTAGCAGCGGGTGCTAATCCACTTGCTTTGAAACGGGGAATCGATAAGGCAGTTGAGGCGGCAGTAACTAGCATTCAGGGTATGTCTCAGGCTGTGGAGGATAGCAAAGCTGTTGCCGAGGTTGCTGCGATTAGCGCCAACGAGCATGCTGTCGGTGAATTGATTGCTGATGCGATGGATAAAGTTGGTCGCGATGGAGTAATTACGGTTGAAGAGTCCAAGGGACTCGATACGGAACTCGATGTTGTTGATGGAATGCAGTTCGATAAAGGGTACTTGAGCCCTTACTTTATTACTGATTCGGACGCCATGGAAGCTATCCTTGAGGATCCGTACATTCTTATCCACGAAAAGAAGATTAGTGCTTTAAAGGACCTATTACCGTTATTAGAGCAAGTTGCACAGACTGGTAAGCCATTTCTAATCATTGCCGAGGATCTCGAGGGCGAAGCTCTTGCTACCTTGGTGGTTAATCGTCTACGCGGAACGTTAAATGTTGCTGCTGTAAAGGCCCCCGGTTTCGGTGATCGCCGTAAAGAAATGCTCAAGGACATTGCTTCAGTCACCGGTGGCGAAATGATTAGCGAGGAACTAGGTCACAAACTTGAGAATGTCTCGTTAAGTCAGTTAGGTAGCGCCAAGAGAGTCCGGATTTCCAAGGACGAGACTACTGTCATTGAAGGTCAGGGTGATAGTGGTGAGATCGAAAGTCGCGTTAAGGGTATCAAGGCCGAGATAGATACTACTGATAGCGATTATGCTCGCGAGAAGCTTCAAGAGCGGCTAGCCAAACTAGCTGGTGGAGTAGCCGTAATTCGTGTTGGAGCTGCTACTGAAACAGAATTAAAGGAAAAGAAGCATCGTTTTGAGGATGCCCTATCGACAGCAAGATCAGCTGTTGAGGAGGGGATTGTCGCAGGAGGCGGTGTTACCCTTATTCACGTACTTGATGCTGTCGAAAAGGTTTCAAATGATCTTGAAGGTGACGAACGCACTGGTGCGTTGATTTTGATGCGAGCACTTGAGGAGCCAGCACGCCAAATTGCTGCTAATGCTGGTGCGGAAGGATCGGTCGTAGTGAATGCCATCATGAATACCAACGATGGGCGTTACGGCTATGATGCTGCCAACGATGATTACGTAGATGACATGTTCGCTGCGGGTATTGTCGATCCGGCAAAAGTGACTCGTACTGCTTTGCAGAACGCCGCCTCGATTGGTGGCCTCATGCTTACTACCGAGGCGGTTATTGCTGATATGCCTGAGAAGGAAGCGCCTCCGGCTGGTGCTGGCGGTCCACCTGACATGGGCGGCATGGGCGGCATGGGCGGCATGGATTTCTGA
- a CDS encoding phosphoglycerate mutase (2,3-diphosphoglycerate-independent) (catalyzes the interconversion of 2-phosphoglycerate and 3-phosphoglycerate) — MSKPIAVIILDGFGIAPDSSSNAVSRATTPNFDRYRKTHPFTTLEASGAAVGLPLGQIGNSEVGHLNIGAGRVVPQSLSYIQQQINTNTFFDNPVLTNSFHVEKQALHLLGLVSRGGVHSDLNHLFALLKLAKLKGTSPVYVHVFTDGRDTSPTSGLQYVQELQDFIVSLNHNIQIATVSGRYFAMDRDNRWSRTSRAFDAIVAGKADKKTNSGIEAVETAYTRGETDEFLSPTVITKNGQPVGPINNGDSLVFFNFRADRARQLSRALISNSEWAEFPRIKTPDLRFASLMEIDSSFKTPFAFEMPPLKNCLAEVLSNSGLIQYHSAESEKYAHVTYFFNARREQSFPGEDRLLVPSPKVATYDLKPEMSATDLANESVKRLLSVRDDFILVNFANPDMVGHTGIFEATVKACEAADSGMGMIVEAVQARGGTAIILSDHGNAETMSAKDGEPHTAHTTNPVPCILVGSDRQLKLRAGGILGDVAPTVLQLLGLSQPKEMTGQSLLEN, encoded by the coding sequence ATGTCTAAACCTATTGCGGTCATCATTCTCGACGGCTTCGGTATCGCGCCAGATAGCTCTAGCAACGCAGTATCTAGAGCCACCACCCCAAATTTCGATCGATACCGTAAAACGCATCCTTTTACCACTCTGGAAGCATCGGGTGCCGCCGTAGGACTCCCACTGGGCCAAATTGGTAATAGTGAGGTAGGTCATTTGAACATTGGTGCAGGTCGGGTAGTTCCGCAAAGCCTAAGTTATATTCAACAACAGATCAATACCAACACTTTTTTCGATAACCCGGTTTTAACTAACAGTTTTCATGTGGAAAAACAAGCGTTACACCTTCTAGGGCTGGTAAGTAGAGGTGGTGTACACAGCGATCTAAACCACCTCTTCGCTCTTTTGAAGTTAGCAAAGCTGAAAGGAACTAGCCCCGTCTACGTACATGTTTTTACCGATGGCCGTGACACTTCGCCTACAAGTGGCTTGCAATACGTACAAGAACTTCAAGACTTCATAGTATCTCTCAATCACAATATCCAAATCGCTACAGTTTCGGGACGTTACTTCGCTATGGATAGAGACAATCGCTGGTCCCGGACATCTCGGGCATTCGATGCAATAGTGGCGGGCAAAGCCGACAAAAAGACTAACTCTGGTATTGAAGCTGTTGAAACCGCGTATACGCGCGGCGAAACAGACGAGTTCCTGAGCCCTACCGTCATAACAAAAAATGGCCAACCGGTTGGCCCTATCAACAACGGTGATTCCTTAGTATTCTTTAACTTCCGAGCTGATAGGGCTCGTCAGTTATCGCGTGCCCTAATAAGTAATTCAGAATGGGCTGAATTCCCTCGAATAAAAACGCCAGATTTGCGTTTTGCTTCTCTTATGGAAATTGACTCGTCGTTTAAGACTCCATTCGCATTTGAAATGCCACCACTCAAGAACTGTCTTGCTGAGGTATTGAGCAACTCGGGATTGATTCAGTATCATTCTGCTGAGTCAGAAAAATATGCTCATGTGACATACTTCTTCAACGCTAGACGAGAGCAGTCTTTCCCTGGAGAGGATCGCCTCTTAGTGCCCTCGCCAAAAGTAGCAACGTATGATTTAAAGCCGGAAATGAGTGCTACTGATCTAGCTAACGAGTCAGTCAAGCGACTCCTCAGTGTTCGTGATGACTTCATCTTGGTAAACTTTGCCAACCCCGATATGGTCGGCCACACCGGCATTTTTGAGGCTACAGTAAAAGCCTGCGAAGCTGCTGATAGCGGTATGGGCATGATTGTAGAAGCAGTACAGGCCAGAGGAGGAACGGCCATTATCTTATCCGATCACGGTAACGCCGAAACGATGAGCGCGAAGGATGGTGAGCCACATACCGCTCACACTACCAACCCTGTGCCATGCATTTTGGTCGGCAGTGATAGACAACTGAAACTTAGGGCAGGAGGAATTCTCGGAGATGTGGCTCCGACCGTTTTACAATTACTGGGATTGAGTCAACCAAAGGAGATGACCGGCCAGTCTCTCTTAGAGAATTAA